A single Marinitoga aeolica DNA region contains:
- a CDS encoding thiamine pyrophosphate-dependent enzyme → MKTLGEILISKEPITEILMGNHALVRAMLESGVKVVTSYPGSPTPEIAEGIRSIPKDKNPMYFEFSVNEKVATEVAFGAAMNGHLSTVFFKSVGLNVAADSFVQLGLFDLQGGMVIVLGDDPGANSSQNEQDNRHFSKLSYIPMYEPNSPKEVYEMFKEAAKIAKEKHMPVILRLTTHVCHAKEKITFDKLEIEEYDYTPKFDHINAPHIPIAARALDMKRMALKRLEEFKEISNNSKFNEIIDNGNKKRGIIVSGLPYLSLLDVLEYANEKVDILKIGIVNPLPEKKIIGFLKNHEEIKIIEELDDIMEKDIKTLAYENKIYTNIIGKVDIEDWIGEYKPDKVYDILKKTWPDLLPDIKMEIPQVKLNPRPPQLCPGCGHRSAFHAIKYALKDTDITVADIGCHTLGYLEPYNMGQVLLSMGHSTSTGAGLSLFNKTRNVVAFLGDSTLFHAGIPGIINAIFNKHNLTLIIMENGTTAMTGHQDLPSIGKNINGPTEAIPIKKMLEGLGIKYIKEVDTYQQTKLREYVLEAQKEEGLKVIIAKHPCMLKLTREQRRKGTFRNNKVEVTDKCDHQYVCISDFGCPAYQITPEGDVWVQEDLCIGDGSCIQTCPTNALSFKIVSKEGDK, encoded by the coding sequence GTGAAAACTTTAGGAGAAATACTAATTTCTAAAGAACCAATTACTGAAATATTAATGGGCAATCATGCTTTGGTTAGAGCTATGTTAGAATCAGGTGTTAAAGTAGTAACTTCATACCCTGGTTCTCCTACACCAGAAATCGCTGAAGGTATAAGAAGTATTCCAAAAGATAAAAATCCAATGTATTTTGAATTTTCCGTTAACGAAAAAGTAGCTACTGAAGTAGCTTTTGGTGCCGCTATGAATGGACATTTATCCACTGTATTTTTTAAAAGTGTTGGTTTAAATGTAGCAGCTGATTCTTTTGTTCAATTAGGATTATTTGATTTACAAGGTGGAATGGTAATAGTTCTAGGAGATGATCCAGGAGCTAATTCATCTCAAAATGAACAAGATAATAGACATTTTTCTAAACTTTCATATATTCCTATGTATGAACCAAATTCTCCAAAAGAAGTATATGAAATGTTTAAAGAAGCTGCTAAAATAGCTAAAGAAAAACACATGCCGGTTATACTACGTTTAACAACACATGTATGTCATGCAAAAGAGAAAATTACTTTCGATAAATTAGAAATAGAAGAATATGATTATACTCCTAAATTTGATCATATAAACGCTCCTCATATTCCAATTGCTGCAAGAGCATTAGATATGAAAAGAATGGCTTTAAAAAGATTAGAAGAATTTAAGGAAATATCAAATAATTCTAAATTTAATGAAATTATTGACAATGGGAACAAAAAAAGAGGAATCATAGTTTCCGGATTACCTTATCTTTCATTATTGGATGTTTTAGAATATGCTAATGAAAAAGTAGATATATTAAAAATAGGAATAGTTAATCCTTTACCGGAGAAAAAAATAATAGGATTTTTGAAAAATCATGAAGAAATAAAAATCATCGAAGAATTGGATGACATAATGGAAAAAGATATAAAAACATTAGCCTATGAAAATAAAATTTATACAAATATAATTGGTAAAGTTGATATAGAAGATTGGATAGGTGAATATAAACCTGATAAGGTATATGATATTTTGAAAAAAACCTGGCCAGATTTATTACCAGATATTAAAATGGAAATTCCACAAGTAAAATTGAATCCAAGACCTCCACAATTATGTCCTGGTTGTGGTCATAGATCCGCTTTTCATGCTATTAAATATGCATTGAAAGATACGGATATTACTGTAGCAGATATTGGATGTCATACTTTGGGATATTTAGAGCCATATAATATGGGTCAGGTTTTATTATCAATGGGACATTCTACTTCAACAGGTGCTGGTTTATCATTATTTAATAAAACAAGAAATGTTGTTGCTTTCTTAGGAGATTCTACCTTGTTCCATGCTGGTATTCCTGGTATAATAAATGCTATATTTAATAAACATAATTTAACATTAATTATTATGGAAAATGGAACTACAGCGATGACAGGTCATCAGGACTTACCTTCAATAGGAAAAAATATAAATGGTCCAACAGAAGCTATACCTATTAAAAAGATGCTTGAAGGATTAGGAATTAAATATATTAAAGAAGTGGATACATATCAACAAACAAAGCTAAGAGAGTATGTATTAGAAGCACAAAAAGAAGAAGGTTTAAAGGTTATTATTGCAAAACATCCATGTATGTTAAAACTGACGAGAGAACAAAGAAGAAAAGGAACTTTTAGAAATAATAAGGTGGAAGTAACAGATAAATGTGATCATCAATATGTATGTATTAGTGATTTTGGTTGTCCTGCATATCAAATTACTCCTGAAGGTGATGTTTGGGTACAAGAAGACTTATGTATAGGCGATGGTTCATGTATTCAAACTTGTCCAACAAACGCATTATCTTTTAAAATAGTATCTAAAGAAGGTGATAAATAA
- a CDS encoding ferritin family protein, producing MEKGIIGILNYALTKEIEGREFYKAKMDSLSNPELKTIFHTLANMEQGHVEYIKRLIKTYENSESLEVDFEESQENIFEKRELEEITGGTVSNMTLDLTVLKMGYMIEDDFMKFYLKAAESVEDKEAKELFLKLAKWEEHHRDTLYEYYKRLSDEYWTNMNFTPLY from the coding sequence ATGGAAAAAGGTATTATAGGAATTTTAAATTATGCATTAACAAAAGAAATTGAAGGAAGAGAATTTTATAAAGCTAAAATGGATAGTTTATCTAACCCAGAATTAAAAACAATTTTTCATACTTTAGCAAACATGGAACAAGGTCACGTTGAATATATTAAAAGGTTAATAAAAACATATGAAAATAGTGAATCGTTAGAAGTTGATTTTGAAGAATCTCAAGAGAATATTTTTGAAAAGAGAGAATTAGAAGAAATCACTGGTGGAACAGTAAGTAATATGACTTTGGATTTAACTGTATTAAAAATGGGATACATGATAGAAGACGATTTTATGAAATTCTATTTAAAAGCAGCAGAAAGTGTAGAAGATAAAGAGGCTAAAGAATTATTTTTAAAATTAGCTAAGTGGGAAGAACATCATAGAGATACATTATATGAATACTATAAAAGATTATCAGATGAATATTGGACAAATATGAACTTCACACCATTATATTAA
- the glgP gene encoding alpha-glucan family phosphorylase — protein sequence MEFISKINVLPKVPEKLSRLPELSKNLWWTWNYDAQEIFERIDEDLWVDVNRNPVLFLKKVSQKKLNEASENQAIVSLYSQVIEKFDKYMKAENTWFKSTHREYKGGEFAYFCAEYGLHESFPNYSGGLGVLAGDHLKSSSDLGIPLVAVGLLYKQGYFEQRINSEGWQEAIFNPYDFDNFPVIPVKDEEGNELFVTVEMDNRKVYAKIWKLQVGRINLIYLDTDIPQNDPEDRMITYQLYGGDQEMRIRQEILLGIGGVRALRAMGYNPSVWHMNEGHSAFLGLERIREFVQEKGLSFREAVQAAKSSAVFTTHTPVPAGHDAFPFHLMDRYFKNYWPQLKASRREFLDLGAEIRPDGSELFSMTTLALNLSSRANGVSKLHGEVSRDLAKDIWKGLEAVEVPITHVTNGVHATTWISKELQDLFTNYLGRDWHEKIDDPDLWKKIDNIPDEELWNVRKYLKKKLISFIHERTKLQRMRHGETVEQLEEIEEILNPNALTIGFARRFATYKRATLIFKDLDRLKKILNNPERPVQLIFAGKAHPADKPGQELIKRIYEISRMPEFKDKIVFIENYDMNVARHLVSGVDIWLNNPRRPREASGTSGQKAGMNGSPNFSVLDGWWVEGYNGKNGWAIGDERDYTDLELQDRIDSVSIYNTLEKEIVPLYYDHNEELGVSREWIKIMKESIISVTSFFNTHRMLKEYTQKLYMTAAELGEKFIKEDFKIARRFASWVELLERNWDSIRIKVLSNVNEDVVYATEGKIEVKAEVYLPGIGPDSILTQIVLAKLEDNKVISLKSFDMKLVKEVNKDTYLYEGEFEVDERGQYGWNVRVVPYNPIMPYQHYLIGFVKYPQ from the coding sequence ATGGAATTTATTTCAAAGATAAATGTTTTACCTAAGGTACCTGAAAAATTATCCAGGTTACCAGAATTAAGTAAGAATCTTTGGTGGACATGGAATTATGATGCACAAGAGATATTTGAAAGAATAGATGAAGACTTATGGGTTGATGTAAATAGAAACCCTGTATTGTTTTTAAAAAAAGTAAGTCAGAAAAAATTAAATGAAGCATCAGAGAATCAAGCTATTGTTTCATTGTATTCTCAAGTTATTGAAAAATTTGATAAATATATGAAAGCAGAAAACACATGGTTTAAATCAACTCATAGAGAATATAAGGGTGGGGAATTTGCATATTTTTGTGCAGAATATGGACTTCATGAATCATTCCCAAATTATTCTGGTGGATTAGGTGTTTTAGCTGGTGATCATTTGAAATCATCAAGTGATTTAGGAATTCCTTTAGTTGCAGTGGGTTTATTATATAAACAGGGATATTTTGAACAAAGAATAAATTCTGAAGGTTGGCAGGAAGCTATATTCAATCCATATGACTTTGATAATTTCCCTGTTATTCCTGTAAAAGATGAAGAAGGAAATGAATTGTTTGTTACAGTAGAAATGGATAATAGAAAGGTTTATGCAAAAATCTGGAAATTACAAGTTGGAAGAATTAATTTAATATATTTAGATACTGATATTCCACAAAATGACCCAGAAGATAGAATGATTACCTACCAATTATATGGCGGAGATCAAGAAATGAGAATTAGACAAGAAATATTATTGGGTATAGGTGGAGTTAGAGCATTAAGAGCAATGGGATATAACCCATCTGTATGGCATATGAATGAAGGACATTCTGCATTTCTAGGATTAGAAAGAATAAGAGAATTTGTTCAGGAAAAAGGATTATCTTTTAGAGAAGCGGTTCAGGCAGCAAAATCAAGCGCTGTATTTACAACACATACACCGGTTCCTGCTGGACATGATGCGTTTCCATTTCATTTAATGGATAGATATTTTAAAAATTATTGGCCACAGTTAAAGGCTTCTAGAAGGGAATTTTTAGATTTAGGTGCAGAAATAAGACCAGATGGTTCGGAATTATTCTCTATGACAACGTTAGCTTTAAATTTATCTTCTAGAGCAAATGGAGTAAGTAAATTACATGGAGAAGTTTCAAGGGATTTAGCAAAAGATATCTGGAAAGGATTAGAAGCTGTAGAAGTACCTATTACTCATGTTACAAATGGTGTTCATGCAACAACATGGATTTCAAAAGAATTGCAGGATTTATTTACTAATTATCTTGGAAGAGATTGGCATGAAAAGATTGACGATCCTGATTTATGGAAAAAGATTGATAATATTCCAGATGAAGAATTGTGGAATGTTAGAAAATATCTAAAGAAAAAATTAATTTCCTTTATACATGAAAGAACTAAATTGCAGAGAATGAGACATGGTGAAACTGTAGAACAATTAGAAGAAATTGAAGAAATCTTGAACCCAAATGCTTTAACAATAGGGTTTGCAAGAAGATTTGCAACATATAAGAGAGCTACATTAATATTCAAAGATTTGGATAGGTTAAAGAAAATATTAAATAATCCTGAAAGACCTGTTCAATTGATATTTGCTGGTAAAGCTCATCCTGCTGATAAGCCAGGTCAAGAATTAATTAAAAGAATTTATGAAATATCGAGAATGCCTGAATTTAAAGATAAAATAGTATTTATAGAAAATTATGATATGAATGTAGCAAGACATTTGGTTTCAGGTGTTGACATATGGTTAAATAACCCAAGAAGGCCAAGAGAAGCTAGTGGGACAAGTGGTCAAAAAGCAGGTATGAATGGTTCCCCTAACTTTAGTGTTTTAGATGGTTGGTGGGTAGAAGGATACAATGGAAAAAATGGATGGGCTATTGGAGATGAAAGAGACTATACAGATTTAGAATTACAGGATAGAATTGACAGTGTGTCTATCTACAATACTTTAGAAAAAGAAATTGTACCGTTATATTATGACCATAATGAAGAATTAGGTGTTTCAAGAGAATGGATAAAAATAATGAAAGAATCTATTATATCTGTCACATCATTCTTTAACACACATAGGATGTTAAAAGAATATACACAAAAATTATATATGACAGCAGCTGAATTAGGTGAAAAGTTTATAAAAGAAGATTTTAAAATTGCAAGAAGATTTGCCAGCTGGGTAGAGTTATTAGAAAGAAATTGGGATAGTATTAGAATAAAAGTGTTGTCTAATGTAAATGAGGATGTTGTATATGCAACAGAAGGAAAAATAGAAGTAAAAGCAGAAGTATATTTACCAGGTATAGGTCCAGATTCTATATTAACTCAAATTGTATTGGCTAAATTAGAAGATAATAAAGTAATCTCTTTAAAATCATTTGATATGAAACTTGTAAAAGAAGTAAATAAAGATACTTATTTATATGAAGGTGAATTCGAAGTAGATGAAAGAGGACAATATGGATGGAATGTGAGAGTTGTACCATACAATCCAATTATGCCATATCAACATTATTTAATAGGTTTTGTTAAATATCCACAATAA
- the rlmD gene encoding 23S rRNA (uracil(1939)-C(5))-methyltransferase RlmD yields METIDVVVEKIVNGGYGFARYDNKIYMIEHAYPGEFVKIKVKGNKKDVYFAEVVEYLEKSPYRNRTTCPHFQECGGCQLLDLDYNEQLKIKTNIVKEQIRRIGKLDDSLVLDAVGSNEINHYRSKMEFAFSYDKGEIKIGLKKRNSNEIIDIKKCLIAPKEFNKIIHETKKIFEALNLKIYNPKSRRGEFKHLVLRKSFSKNEIMSIFITKTEYISNYKKFKELIKQNIRANSIIHVMNGSDSVVLRGPYKTIKGEGVIREEFDGFEYQIPPTAFFQNNYNVTKKILDEFIRIVKEEKISGNLLDLYSGVGLFSIYLAPLFKHVTGVESNGVSVKAAHSNSNINSIKNTTFIKADVEEFIKDYNKKIDLLIVDPPRSGLGKEVLTKILQLKPKNIFYLSCDSTTLARDLSKLSKFYNIEFIRPFDMFPNTFHIENFAFLKANNSN; encoded by the coding sequence ATGGAAACTATAGATGTTGTTGTGGAGAAAATTGTAAACGGAGGATATGGTTTTGCGAGGTATGATAATAAGATATATATGATTGAACATGCTTATCCAGGGGAATTTGTAAAAATAAAAGTAAAAGGAAATAAAAAAGATGTGTATTTTGCAGAAGTAGTAGAATATTTAGAAAAATCTCCATATAGAAATAGAACAACCTGCCCACATTTTCAAGAATGTGGAGGTTGTCAGTTATTGGATCTTGATTATAATGAGCAACTAAAAATAAAGACAAACATTGTTAAAGAACAAATAAGAAGAATAGGTAAATTAGACGATTCTCTTGTTTTAGATGCAGTAGGTTCTAATGAAATAAACCACTATAGGAGTAAAATGGAATTTGCTTTTTCTTATGATAAAGGTGAGATAAAAATAGGTCTTAAAAAGAGAAATAGTAATGAAATTATAGATATAAAAAAATGTTTAATTGCTCCAAAAGAATTTAATAAGATTATTCATGAAACTAAAAAGATATTTGAAGCATTGAATTTAAAAATTTATAATCCAAAATCTAGAAGAGGAGAATTTAAACATCTGGTTCTTAGAAAATCATTTTCTAAGAATGAAATAATGAGTATATTTATTACTAAAACAGAATATATTAGCAATTATAAAAAATTTAAAGAATTAATAAAACAAAATATAAGAGCGAATTCGATTATTCATGTTATGAATGGATCTGATTCTGTTGTTTTAAGAGGTCCATATAAAACTATAAAAGGAGAAGGTGTAATAAGAGAAGAGTTTGATGGATTTGAATACCAAATTCCACCAACAGCTTTCTTTCAAAATAATTACAACGTAACTAAAAAGATTTTAGATGAATTTATAAGAATAGTAAAAGAAGAAAAAATTTCTGGTAATTTACTGGATCTATATTCTGGTGTTGGATTGTTTTCAATATATTTAGCTCCATTGTTTAAACATGTAACTGGTGTAGAAAGTAATGGAGTTTCTGTTAAAGCAGCACATTCTAATTCAAATATAAATAGTATAAAAAATACTACATTTATTAAAGCGGATGTAGAAGAATTTATAAAAGATTATAATAAAAAAATAGATTTATTGATTGTTGATCCACCTCGAAGTGGGCTTGGTAAAGAAGTTTTAACCAAAATTTTACAATTGAAACCAAAAAATATTTTTTATTTATCTTGTGATTCAACAACTCTGGCAAGAGATTTATCAAAATTAAGTAAATTCTATAATATAGAATTTATAAGGCCTTTTGATATGTTTCCTAATACTTTTCATATTGAAAATTTTGCGTTTTTAAAGGCAAATAATAGTAATTAA
- a CDS encoding YybS family protein — translation MVKNITFSAMLSVITVLLFTSQMFIPVFGILISFFSLIPLILVYKLTDMKYFVISALTSGFLILILNDMFGLIFFSTYLLPPVLSIVYNKKNKIPHIIFFLVPVASSYFMYKSFFNIKMFEYLWPLIGASTFVVIKFYYIKISDLIMKGLKAKGF, via the coding sequence TTGGTAAAAAATATAACTTTTTCTGCTATGCTAAGCGTTATTACGGTATTACTATTTACATCTCAAATGTTTATTCCTGTTTTTGGAATACTTATATCCTTTTTTAGTTTAATTCCTTTAATACTTGTATATAAGCTTACGGATATGAAATATTTTGTAATTTCAGCATTAACATCAGGTTTTTTGATTTTGATTTTAAATGATATGTTTGGGTTGATATTTTTTTCAACTTATTTACTACCACCAGTATTGAGTATTGTATATAATAAAAAAAATAAAATACCCCACATTATATTTTTTCTCGTACCAGTGGCATCATCCTATTTTATGTATAAATCTTTTTTTAATATAAAAATGTTTGAATATTTGTGGCCTTTGATTGGGGCATCAACATTTGTTGTAATAAAATTTTATTATATAAAGATATCTGACTTAATAATGAAGGGATTAAAAGCTAAAGGTTTTTAA
- a CDS encoding MarR family winged helix-turn-helix transcriptional regulator, protein MEKNRLENFEKILRDICFKIKVEGRKIIKNSEISPAQFDLLQIIYFRGPKRVTDISIALGITKSTTTGLINRLENSGYLKKTKDEKDKRVTTIQITQKGENVIKEVIKARVEFMNKVLSQIENPENLMRQLEHLDYTINEVRNNEKE, encoded by the coding sequence ATGGAAAAAAACAGATTAGAAAATTTTGAAAAAATTTTAAGGGATATATGTTTTAAAATTAAGGTTGAAGGTAGGAAAATTATTAAAAACAGCGAAATTTCTCCCGCACAATTTGATTTACTTCAAATTATATATTTTAGAGGTCCTAAAAGAGTTACTGATATTAGTATTGCTTTAGGAATTACCAAAAGTACTACAACTGGTTTAATAAATAGATTAGAGAATTCAGGTTATCTTAAAAAAACAAAGGATGAAAAAGATAAAAGAGTTACCACAATTCAAATTACACAAAAAGGTGAAAACGTCATAAAAGAAGTTATTAAAGCTCGTGTTGAATTTATGAATAAAGTATTATCTCAAATTGAAAATCCAGAAAATTTAATGCGTCAATTAGAGCACCTGGATTATACTATAAATGAGGTGAGGAATAATGAAAAAGAATAA
- a CDS encoding PEGA domain-containing protein: MKKNNIILLIFLTFTILSFSFQLTINAPKGSLVYVDNQYTLTMKNNKEIISLNKGTYNILVSKYGYKDFKISILMDSDKEITAELIPLASIIFHSNLNSFYVIFDNNKLLIQNGEILKIPVNINKIILSSKNYKSQEIELKLKPFETKNINVNFIPNGMVTIESTPTAKLYINNVFIGETPYSTVLSLNKKYNLKLEKDGYLTLEKSISLKNDEPINLKYELKKGIQLYIDSSPQNALVTINGKRMGYTPHTFTVPSGNLKIILSKIGYISKELTINLDKSLSKKQLFFELYENNRIIKFQNVNDLAFYLDGKYIGENVEYLELDGMPHIIEITSEKDDNIFFRYIINKDSPKEIILNPKLSTSVEVLSQEKILTYIGDKYAFTPSTILINTMQNTKNIDIYYLNSKKSTILRKNRSQTVFLTNNENVGAVSLFTSSSYALIYIDGKYINKGYVLGYVLDSGSHNVTFKFPDGKMYNINVNINNYEHRVIFFSKANLVPVKIIKTKSFDVYVDDVKYSSSELDLRLEYGVHKIAIYKGQKKIAERFIYLTDEGKYINLDNWY, from the coding sequence ATGAAAAAGAATAATATTATATTACTTATATTCTTAACATTCACCATTTTATCTTTTTCATTTCAATTAACCATTAATGCTCCAAAAGGTTCATTAGTATATGTTGATAATCAATACACATTAACCATGAAAAATAACAAGGAAATCATTTCCTTAAATAAAGGAACATATAATATTTTGGTATCAAAATATGGTTATAAAGACTTTAAAATATCCATTTTAATGGATTCAGACAAAGAAATAACAGCAGAATTAATTCCTCTGGCTTCTATAATTTTTCATTCAAATTTAAATTCTTTTTATGTTATATTTGACAATAATAAATTGTTGATACAAAATGGCGAAATTTTAAAAATCCCTGTAAACATAAACAAAATTATTCTTTCTTCAAAAAACTATAAATCTCAGGAAATAGAATTAAAATTAAAACCTTTTGAAACAAAAAATATTAATGTTAATTTTATTCCCAATGGGATGGTAACTATAGAATCTACACCAACTGCTAAATTATATATAAATAATGTTTTTATTGGAGAAACCCCATATTCTACCGTTTTATCTTTAAATAAAAAATATAATTTAAAGTTAGAAAAAGATGGATATTTAACTCTTGAAAAAAGTATATCTTTAAAAAACGATGAACCAATTAATCTTAAATATGAATTAAAAAAAGGAATTCAGTTGTATATTGATTCTTCACCACAAAACGCATTAGTTACAATTAATGGCAAAAGAATGGGGTATACTCCTCATACATTTACAGTGCCTTCAGGAAATCTAAAGATTATTTTATCAAAAATTGGTTACATATCAAAAGAATTAACAATAAACTTAGATAAATCTCTTTCAAAAAAACAACTATTCTTTGAATTATATGAAAACAATAGAATTATAAAATTTCAAAATGTTAATGATCTAGCTTTTTATTTAGATGGAAAATATATTGGAGAAAATGTTGAATATTTAGAGCTAGATGGAATGCCACATATAATAGAAATCACATCTGAAAAAGATGATAACATATTTTTTAGATACATAATAAATAAAGATTCTCCAAAAGAAATTATTTTAAATCCAAAATTATCAACTTCAGTTGAAGTTTTATCTCAGGAAAAAATATTAACGTATATTGGGGATAAATATGCATTCACACCTTCAACAATTTTAATAAATACAATGCAGAATACTAAAAATATTGATATTTATTATTTAAATTCAAAAAAATCAACTATTTTAAGAAAAAACAGATCACAAACAGTGTTCCTAACAAATAATGAAAATGTTGGCGCTGTTTCATTATTTACATCATCATCCTATGCTTTAATCTATATCGATGGAAAATATATAAATAAAGGATATGTTTTAGGATATGTTTTGGATTCTGGATCACATAACGTCACATTTAAATTTCCAGACGGAAAAATGTACAATATCAATGTTAATATAAACAATTATGAACATAGAGTTATATTTTTCTCAAAAGCAAATCTTGTACCGGTAAAAATTATTAAAACAAAGTCTTTTGATGTTTATGTGGATGATGTTAAATATTCATCATCTGAACTTGATTTAAGATTAGAATATGGAGTACATAAAATTGCAATATATAAAGGCCAGAAAAAGATTGCTGAAAGATTTATATATTTAACAGATGAGGGAAAATACATCAATCTTGATAATTGGTATTAA
- a CDS encoding patatin-like phospholipase family protein, which produces MNYGIALGSGGIRGMAHIALLEYLENKYEKKPISISGCSAGSLIGALYALEPDSKIVMRKLSYIINHSTKEITHIKKSLENKIAGFAKLLSSPGILNNDLLFSLLKSLFYKKRFSDCKIPFGAVALDIESETIEEITEGYILDAVMASSNVPAAFTPKLMGGMTLIDGGTLEEVPVELCRKLGAEYVIASHIPQKNEKFNDGLEYINFISSLSANLITTNHLKNADETYIFDSIYQWYEFDKYKEIYLEAKLKLERSDKNERN; this is translated from the coding sequence ATGAATTATGGAATCGCTTTAGGTAGCGGCGGTATTCGAGGAATGGCACATATTGCTTTATTGGAATATTTAGAAAATAAATATGAAAAAAAACCTATATCTATAAGTGGTTGTAGCGCCGGTTCTTTAATTGGCGCATTATATGCTTTAGAACCAGATAGTAAAATAGTTATGAGAAAGCTTAGTTACATTATCAATCATTCTACAAAAGAAATAACCCACATAAAGAAAAGCCTTGAAAATAAAATTGCAGGATTCGCAAAATTATTATCTTCTCCTGGAATTTTAAATAACGATTTATTATTTAGTCTATTAAAATCTCTTTTCTACAAAAAAAGATTTTCTGATTGTAAAATACCCTTTGGTGCCGTAGCGTTGGATATTGAATCCGAAACAATTGAAGAAATTACCGAAGGCTATATTTTAGATGCTGTAATGGCATCATCAAATGTACCGGCTGCATTTACGCCTAAATTAATGGGTGGAATGACATTAATTGATGGTGGAACGCTTGAAGAAGTTCCTGTTGAACTTTGCAGAAAATTAGGAGCAGAATATGTTATTGCATCACATATCCCTCAAAAAAATGAAAAATTTAATGATGGTTTAGAATACATTAATTTTATTTCTTCTTTAAGTGCTAATTTAATAACAACTAATCATTTGAAAAATGCTGATGAAACATATATATTTGATTCTATATATCAATGGTATGAATTTGATAAATATAAAGAAATTTATCTTGAAGCAAAATTGAAACTCGAAAGAAGTGATAAAAATGAAAGAAATTAA
- a CDS encoding patatin-like phospholipase domain-containing protein: protein MKEIKIASGDFKYGIYWNSGVIAEFINYNIPIFLRVSGISSLLIFFISKYKSNFFGKMIEFIKNSKILNRYFFKDKIYENLYNQAITLWKLNRKKQFEFESHKELEKELKNYFGNLKIKDLGNFFEIESYDISKNEIYNFSPDEYYIDALLASFSSPPFFKYFEYKEKWLVPTAEISLCPLKLDDIDVITSLECSLKLPTPKNGAEILLYSFFLRKKKLFDIITKEKDILTPLKLTSLSLSGASYNNAKKMAQLWINKNLEVL from the coding sequence ATGAAAGAAATTAAAATTGCCTCTGGAGATTTCAAATATGGTATATACTGGAATTCTGGTGTTATAGCTGAATTTATTAACTATAACATACCTATTTTTTTAAGAGTATCTGGTATTAGTTCATTATTAATATTTTTTATCTCAAAATATAAAAGCAATTTTTTTGGAAAAATGATTGAATTCATAAAAAACTCTAAAATATTAAACAGATACTTTTTTAAAGACAAAATATATGAAAATTTATACAATCAAGCTATTACATTGTGGAAATTGAATAGAAAAAAACAATTTGAATTTGAATCACATAAAGAATTGGAAAAAGAATTAAAAAATTACTTTGGCAACCTTAAAATAAAAGATTTAGGTAATTTTTTTGAAATTGAAAGTTATGATATTTCAAAAAATGAAATTTATAACTTTAGTCCCGATGAATATTATATAGATGCTTTACTAGCTTCTTTTTCATCACCTCCATTTTTTAAATATTTTGAATATAAAGAAAAATGGTTGGTACCAACAGCAGAAATCTCATTATGTCCACTAAAATTAGATGACATAGATGTTATTACTTCTTTAGAATGTTCTTTAAAATTGCCAACGCCAAAGAATGGAGCAGAAATATTACTTTATTCATTTTTTTTGAGAAAAAAGAAATTATTTGATATAATTACTAAAGAAAAAGATATTTTAACCCCTTTAAAATTAACTTCACTCTCTTTAAGTGGGGCATCATACAATAATGCAAAAAAAATGGCTCAATTATGGATAAATAAAAATCTGGAGGTATTATAA